In the Rhizobium sp. N324 genome, one interval contains:
- the tnpC gene encoding IS66 family transposase, with translation MSNATEELPDDLASALALLAQERARRVAAEAEAAVAKTEAASAKALVSNSEALIAGLKLEIEKVRRELYGSRSERKARLLEQMELQLEELEADAGEDELVAEIAAKASGVKTFERKGPSRKPFPEHLPRERVVIAAPANCACCGSTKLSKLGEDITETLEVVPRQWKVIQTVREKFTCRECEKITQPPAPFHVTPRGFAGPNLLAMILFEKFAQHQPLNRQSERYAREGVDLSLSTLADQVGACAAALKPIHSLIEAHVLAAERLHGDDTTVPILAKGKTDTGRIWTYVRDDRPFGGLSPPAALYYASRDRRQEHPERHLKTFTGILQADAYGGYNPLFKVDRDPDPLTQALCWAHSRRKFFVLADIAANATRGKNATPISPMALEAVKRIDALFDIEREINGLAADQRLERRRRDSLPLVDDLQAWLQTERSKLSRSSPVAEAIDYMLKRWDGFTSFLQDGRICLTNNAAERALRGFALGRKSWLFAGSDRGADRAAFMATLIMTAKLNDINPQAWLADVLARIADTPITRLEQLLPWNWKSPAADAQAA, from the coding sequence ATGAGCAACGCGACCGAAGAACTTCCGGACGACCTTGCCAGTGCGCTTGCACTGCTGGCCCAGGAACGCGCTCGACGTGTTGCAGCCGAAGCAGAAGCAGCGGTCGCCAAGACTGAGGCCGCCAGCGCAAAGGCACTCGTATCGAATTCCGAGGCGCTGATCGCCGGGCTGAAGCTGGAGATCGAGAAGGTTCGCCGTGAACTCTACGGCAGCCGGTCCGAGCGCAAAGCGCGGCTCCTCGAGCAGATGGAACTGCAGCTCGAAGAACTTGAGGCAGACGCCGGTGAAGATGAACTGGTCGCGGAGATCGCAGCCAAAGCTTCAGGAGTCAAAACCTTCGAGCGCAAGGGTCCATCTCGCAAACCGTTTCCCGAGCATCTGCCGCGTGAACGCGTCGTTATCGCCGCTCCCGCGAATTGCGCCTGCTGCGGATCGACCAAACTGTCGAAACTCGGCGAGGACATCACCGAAACCCTGGAGGTTGTCCCACGCCAGTGGAAGGTCATCCAGACGGTGCGGGAGAAGTTCACCTGCCGCGAGTGTGAGAAGATCACGCAGCCGCCAGCACCCTTCCATGTGACGCCCCGCGGTTTTGCCGGGCCGAACCTGCTGGCCATGATCCTGTTCGAGAAGTTCGCCCAGCACCAGCCGCTCAACCGCCAAAGCGAACGCTATGCACGCGAGGGCGTCGACCTCAGCCTGTCGACGCTGGCCGACCAGGTCGGAGCATGTGCCGCGGCGTTGAAGCCCATTCACTCCCTGATCGAGGCGCATGTCCTTGCTGCCGAACGTCTGCACGGCGACGACACGACCGTGCCGATCCTGGCCAAGGGAAAGACCGATACGGGCCGCATCTGGACCTATGTCAGGGACGATCGGCCGTTCGGAGGGCTCTCTCCGCCGGCGGCCCTTTACTATGCCTCGCGGGACCGACGGCAGGAGCATCCAGAGCGCCACCTGAAGACCTTCACCGGCATTTTGCAGGCGGACGCCTACGGCGGCTACAATCCACTGTTCAAGGTTGATCGTGATCCCGATCCCCTGACGCAGGCACTGTGCTGGGCGCACTCGCGTCGCAAATTCTTCGTACTCGCGGACATTGCTGCAAACGCCACGCGTGGAAAGAACGCTACGCCGATCTCGCCTATGGCGCTCGAAGCCGTCAAACGCATCGATGCCCTGTTCGATATCGAGCGGGAGATCAACGGGCTTGCCGCCGATCAACGCCTGGAGCGTCGCCGCAGAGACAGTCTGCCGCTCGTCGACGATCTGCAGGCTTGGCTTCAAACCGAGCGGTCGAAGCTGTCACGCAGTTCTCCGGTCGCAGAGGCGATCGACTACATGCTCAAGCGTTGGGATGGATTCACGTCATTCTTGCAGGATGGCCGGATTTGCCTGACGAACAATGCCGCCGAGCGGGCGCTCAGAGGCTTCGCACTCGGCAGAAAATCATGGCTCTTTGCCGGGTCGGATCGCGGCGCTGACCGTGCCGCCTTCATGGCCACGCTGATCATGACGGCAAAACTCAACGACAT